One Brachyspira hampsonii genomic window, GAAGATTATTATATGTGGCACTAACAAGAGCATCAAATAATTTAATACTTTCAGGAGAGCATACAAAAGAAGAAACATACAGATCATATTTAGATAAATATCTTAATAATGAAACAAAAAAATATAAAGCAGATATTATAAGCGAAGAGACAAAAGGATTGATAAAAATTGATAATATAGAAAATAAATTTATTAGTACATATTTATACGGATTATCAGTAAAACCAAATGAAGAGATAAATATTAAAAATGCCGAAGAAATAAAACAAAAAATAGACAGTATTTCAAAAGAAAATAAAAAAGAAAACAGCAATGAATATATAAAAAATATTAATCCTTCTTTAAATAATATTTTTAATAAAAATTATGTTAATATATCAGAGCTATTAGATAGAAAAATATCAAAATTAGAAAATGATATAAATAATACAGATAATCAGTATAATGATGATATAGAAGTAATATCATATAAAGATATAGGAATAATAATACATAAAATGCTTGAATATTTTAACTTTGATAAATATCAAAAAGAAAAAGAAAAATATTTGGAAAAAATAAAATCACATATTCTAAAAAGTAATAACCATTATAGTAAAGAACAATTAACAGAAAGTTTAAATACAGCATTCAAAAAGTTATTTGAAAACTATCACATACAAAATATATTAAGCGGAAATGAAGAAATAATTTCAAGAGAACATACATTCCAGCATTATAACGGAAAAGATTTAATAACAGGAAAAATTGATATTATAACTAAAAATAAAAATGATGAATATTATATTTTAGATTATAAAGTAGCTCAAGAAAACGAATATAATATAAAAAAATATCAATATCAATTAAATACTTATAAATTTATGTTTGAAAAGGTTCTTGAAGAAGAATATCCTAATATAGATAAAAATAAAATAAAAACTGATATTATATTTTTAAAATAGAGTGTAACTATTAACTTTTTAATACAATTCTATAAAAAATACACTATATTTTTATATTATAAACACATATTTTCATTAATTATTACTATTATATTAATAATTTTCTTTACTTTTTTCTATTATATTGTATATATTATATTTGTGAGGAAAATAAATGAAAGTAATTTTTAAATATTTTACATTGATGATTTGTTTTTTATCTATAATATCATGTAATAAACAGGTTATTTTCAATAGATTTAATTTAAATAGAGCTTATAGTCTATATGAAAAAGGAAAAAATGCAGATGATGATAAAGCCTTGCTTGAAATAACATCCACTTATAATGATATTATAAATCAGAAAATATATGCTCAGGATAGACTCGCATCTGTATACAGAACTTTAGCAGAAAGAAGTTTAGTAAAAGAGCAGTATGCATATTCAGCAAAATATTTTAACGAAGCATTAAAAATACTTCCAAATAGTCCTTATTTAAGATACGGACTTGGAATATCTTATGCCAATTTAGCAGAAAGTGCTGATACTTATGAAAAAAAGAGTAATTTTATACAAAGAGCAGAAAACAATATTAGTTTTGCTATAAATAAAGATCCTAACAATCCTAATTATTATGCGGCTTTAGCATCATTGAAAGGGATACAAGAAAATAATTATGAGGAAGCATTTGATAATATAAAAAAAGCCGTAGAAATGGATCCTAATAATGCAGACTATTTAATGTTATTAGCAAGAATACAGTACAGCAGGGGAAATTATAATGAAGCTGTTGCAGCATACAGAAAAATACTCAATCTTCCTGTTGAAAATAATTTAAAAGAAATAGTTTTAAAAAATATTGAGCAAATTATAGGACAGCAAAATTGAGTAAAAATTATGATATTAAAACTTATTTGATTGCCTTAAATCAAATTGATAAAGTAGGAGATAAAAGAATATCCGAACTTATTAATCATTATGAATCTGTAGAAAATATTTTTGAAGATAAAGAAGAAAACATTAGGGAATTATTAGAAAAAAAATTTAAATCTCAAATAGGCAGCTTTGATAAAAATGAGATATTAGATAAAGCAAATACAATAGTAGAAAAATCAAAAGATTATGGAATAGGAATATTAGATTTATTTAATGAAGATTACCCATTTAATTTAAAACAAATAGATAATCCTCCTTATATACTTTATTACAAGGGGGATTTGAAAAAACTAAGAAGAAATGCTATAGCTATAGTAGGTACAAGAGAGCCTACAAATGAAAGCCGTAAATATTCTTTTGAACTTGCAAGTAAATTATCATCTTTAAATATATCGGTTGTTTCCGGAATGGCTAAGGGAGTTGATAGAGAGGCACATCTTGGGGCTATATCATCTCATATTAATACTGTAGCTGTTTTGGGAAATGGTATAGATACAGTTTACCCTTCTGAAAATTTGCAGATATATAATAAATTATCAGAAAAAGGATTAATAGTAAGCGAATTTGAAATTGGAAGAAAACCAGATAGAATGAATTTCCCTAGAAGAAACAGAATAATATCAGGACTTTCTTATGCTGTTGTTATGGCGGAAGCTCCGAGTAAATCCGGTGCTTTAATTACAGTTGATTATGCTCTAAATCAAGGCAGAGATGTTTATGTAGCTCCTTATGATGAGAAAAAAAACTGTTATTTCGGAAATCATAAATTATACAAAGACGGGGCGAAAATAGCATATAGTTATATGGATATACTAGAAGATTTTGATTCAATATTTTCAAATGATGATGATTATATAAAAATGAAATTAAAATATTTTGAAGGCGGAGAGATAAAATCTAAAGCCGTAAAAAATGATTCTATAAAAAATGAAAGCAATAAAGAAATAAAAAAAGAAGAAAATAAAAAAAAGAAAACTGAAAAACAAAATTATGAATCTATTATAAGCGGTTTACAGGAAGATGAGTCATTGCTTTATAATATAATAAAACAAAATGATAAAATACATATTGATGAAATTATAGAAGAAAGCAAAATGAAAGTGCAGGCTGTAACTTCTATGCTAATGCAATTGGAAATAAAAGGGATTATAAAGCAGCTTTCAGGAAAATATTACACTATAGAAAAATAAAAAATATATATAACTTTAGGATTTATAAAAGGAGATTTAACTATGGCTACAACAACAGAGGAAAAAGTAAAAAAAACAGCATCTAAAAAGAAAAAGGACAAAAAAGAGTCTAAAAAGAAAAAACTTGTTATAGTGGAGTCTCCGGCAAAAGCTAAAACAATTAACAGATATTTAGGCTCTGATTATCTTGTAATGTCATCAATGGGGCATTTAATAGATTTGCCTAGAAGCAGACTAGCTATAGATGTTGATCATGGCTTTGAACCTGAATACATCACAATAAGAGGAAGAGCTAAAATATTAAATGAATTGAAGAAAGAAGCGAAAAAGGCTGAAGAGGTTTTATTAGCAGCCGACGATGATAGAGAGGGAGAAAGCATTGCTTGGCATATAGGAAACAAAATCAGAGGCGTTAACTCTGCTGTACCTATAAAAAGAATAGTTTTTCATGAGATAACTAAAGATGCATTAAAAGAAGCAATAGATCAGCCAAGAGATATAGATATTTCAAAGGTAAATGCTCAAAAGGCAAGAAGAGTATTAGACAGACTCATTGGTTATAATCTTAGCCCTTTGCTTTGGGAAAAAATAAAAAGAGGACTTTCAGCCGGACGAGTACAAAATGTTGCTTTGCTTATAATATGCAATAGAGAAGATGAAATTGAAACTTTTGTACCTGTAGAATATTGGACATTCGGAGTATTTTTAAAACATAAAAATAAAGAGTTTTTAGCTGAACTTCAAAAATATAAAGGTGAGAAACCAGATTTAAAAACTAAGCAGGATGTTGATGATATAATGGAGCATCTTAAAGATAAAACTTATACAGTTTCAAGTATAGAGGTAAAAGACAGACTAAGAAACCCAACAGCTCCTTATACAACAAGTAAACTTCAGCAGGCGGCAAGCAGTGCATTGGGATATAGTGCCTCAAAAACTATGCAGGTAGCTCAATCACTTTATGAAGGAGTAGACATTGCAGGAGAAGCAACAGGTTTAATAACATATATGCGTACTGACAGTGTAAGAATATCCCCTGTAGCTCAGGAACAGGCAAGAGAGTTTATAGAAAAAGAATATGGAAGTAATTATTTACCTAATGAAGCTCCTACATACTCAGTAAAAAAGAATGCTCAGGATGCACACGAAGCTATAAGACCTACTAATGTATTTTTAACACCAGACAGTATTAAAGAATATTTAAAAACAGATCAATATAAACTGTACAAACTTATATGGGAGAGATTTGTATCTTCTCAAATGCTTCCTGCAAAAATGAAAAATACAAGAGCAATCATAACAGCAGGAGACTGTGAGTTTTCACTTTCTTCCTCAAAAATAGAATTTGACGGATTTATGAAAGTTCTTACAATAGATAAAGAAGATAAAGAAAAGGCTTCAAAAATGCCTAATTTATCAAAAGATGATGTTTGCGAATTTGTTGAAAATAATCCGCAGCAGCATTTCACTACGCCTCCTCCAAGATATACAGATGCTTCACTCGTTAAAATACTAGAAGAATCTGGAATAGGAAGACCTTCTACTTATGCTCCTACTATTAAAACAATAATATCAAGGCATTATGTACAGAGAAAAGGAAAGCAGTTAATACCTACAGAATTGGGAAAACTTGTTAATGAACTTATAAGTGAAAATTTCCCAGAACTTGTAAATATTAACTTCACAGCTGATATGGAAAGTAAACTTGATAAAATAGAAGACGATAATATAGAATGGAATAATATATTAAAAGAATTCTATCCTCATTTTTTGGATACATTGAAAACAGCTACTGAAAATATTAACAATATGAAGGACTTTTTCAATGAGGAAACAGATTTTGTATGCGAGAAATGCGGCAAGAAAATGATTAAAAGACTTGGAAAATACGGCTATTTCATAGCATGTTCCGGATTTCCTGAATGTAAAAATACTAAAGGAATACCTTTTGGTGTATGTCCTAAATGCGGCGGAGATATTACTTTAAAAAGATCAAAAAGAGGAAGAGAATTCTATGGCTGTTCTAATTATCCTAAATGCGATTTTGTAAGCTGGGATAAACCTCTTCAGGAACCTTGTCCTAAATGCGGAGGACTTATGGTTGAGAAGAATATTAAAAACAAAGGATTGTTTAAAGTTTGTATCAAGGAAGATTGCGGTTATTCAGAGGAGATAAAAGAAGACGAAGAATAACATTATTTTTCATTATTGTATTAGCTCTGTTTAATACTTATTTAGTTTATGCACAGAATAATGATAAAATAAAACTAAATAATCTAAATATAAAAGTAGAGGATTTGAAAGAGGCTTTTAATCCTGCAGTAAGTAAATTTAACGAAAAAACTATATCGACAATAATTATAGATCCAGGACATGGCGGAAAAGACCCCGGAGCTATTGGGGTAAATAAATTATATGAAAAAGATATAGTTCTTTCTTTTTCTTTAGAATTAAAAGAAGAGTTAGAAGAATTACTCCCAGATGTAAAAATAGTCTTAACGCGTACTAATGATATATATCCTACACTTGAAGAGCGCTTTAAGATAGCAAATGAGGCTGCTAAAATAAATACGGATAAATCCAAAAATGCATTATTTGTAAGCGTGCATGCCAATGCATCATTCAGTACAAGTGCCAGAGGTTTTGAGGCTTATTTTGTTAGTGCTCAGGAATCAAGCGAATATGCTAGGGCTGTATCTATGTTTGAAAATGATGCTTTGGTAAAATTTGATAATATAGACACTTCAAAATATGAAAATGATTCTTCTCAAATTACACATAATTACATGCTTGTAGAACAATATCAAAAAGAAAGTAAATTATTAGCAGAATCAATTACAGAAGAGGTTCTTAAAGTATCAGGAGTTGCAAGAAGAACAAGACCTGTACAAAATGCTTTATTTTATGTATTAAAAGGTGCTGTTATGCCTTCCACATTAATAGAATTAGGATTTATCACAAATCCAGAAGATGCTAAACTTATGAATACAAAAGAGACAAGGCTAAAAATGGTAAAAGCAACAGCTAAAGGTATAAAGCAATACATAGAACTCTTTGAAAAGACTAAAGGTTTTACAAAATAAAATATTAAACATAAAAATTAAGAGAAAGGGTTTTATATTAAACACCCCTTCTCTTAAATTAAAAATTAATGAACTTCTCCCCAACTCATACCTTTATGTATATCAACTGTTATAGGAACATTAGTTTTTACAGAATGCTCCATTATCTCTTTCATTATAGTCATAGCCTTATCTGCCTCTTTTTCTGAAACTTCAACTACTAATTCATCATGAACTTGCATAACTATTTTGGCAGTTTTTAAATGATTCTTAAATTCTTTATGTATAGCAACCATAGCCACCTTTATCATATCAGCAGCACTTCCCTGAATAAGAGTATTTAAAGCCATTCTCTCAGCCTCATTTCTAGCCATAGAATTAGAAGAGTTTATAGTTTTGGATAAATCTCTAATCCTTCCGCACATAGTTCGTACATAGCCTTTATTTCTTACTTCCTCAACAACTTCCTCGCAGAAAGGTTTTACTCTTGAATAAGTAGAAAAATATCCCTTTATAAAATCATCTGCTTCTTTGCGTTTTATGCCAAGCTCTTTTGAAAGTCCGAATGCTGTTTTACCATATATTATAGAAAAGTTTATTATTTTGGCAATATTTCTCATTGAGGCAGTTACATGATCTTTACTTACAGAATATATTTTCATTGCTGTTTTTCTGTGAATATCATCATTATTTTTGAATGCTTCTACTAATGCAGGATCATTACTAAAATGTGCTAATAGTCTCAATTCTATTTGAGAATAGTCGGCTGCTATAAGCAAATTTCCTTTCTCTGCTATGAATGTATTTCTTATCTCTCTGCCCTCTTCTCCTCTCACTGGAATATTCTGCAAATTAGGCTCTGATGATGATAATCTGCCTGTAGCTGTTACAGTTTGATTGAATGAAGCATGTATTCTTCCTGTTTTTTCATTTATTAAAGTAGGAAATACATCAAGATAAGTATTTTTTAATTTTGCGTATTTTCTATATGTAAGCATATACTCAGCTATTTTATATTTCTGTGATAATTCTGTTAATACTTCCTCATCAGTAGAAAATCCTGTTTTAGTTTTTTTTGTAGGAGGTATTCCCATTTTGTCAAATAATATATATTCAAGCTGTTTAGGAGACTGAATATTAAACTCTTCTCCTGCTTCTTCATATATTTTTTTCTTTGTTTTTTCTAAAAGAGAAGAGTATTCATCGGATAATGATTTCATTTTTTCGCTGCTTATATATACTCCGTCAAACTCCATATCAGCAAGTACGCTTACAAGAGGCATTTCTATATTAAAAAATAATTCCTCAAGATTATGTGTTTTTAAAAGAGGAGCAAAGCATTCATAAAATCTGAATGTTATATCTGCATCTTCGCATGCATATTCAACAACATCTTTTAAAGGCACGTCCAATAAAGTTTTTTTGGCATTATCTGTTATATCGCTGTACTTAATAGTATTGTAT contains:
- a CDS encoding tetratricopeptide repeat protein → MKVIFKYFTLMICFLSIISCNKQVIFNRFNLNRAYSLYEKGKNADDDKALLEITSTYNDIINQKIYAQDRLASVYRTLAERSLVKEQYAYSAKYFNEALKILPNSPYLRYGLGISYANLAESADTYEKKSNFIQRAENNISFAINKDPNNPNYYAALASLKGIQENNYEEAFDNIKKAVEMDPNNADYLMLLARIQYSRGNYNEAVAAYRKILNLPVENNLKEIVLKNIEQIIGQQN
- the dprA gene encoding DNA-processing protein DprA codes for the protein MSKNYDIKTYLIALNQIDKVGDKRISELINHYESVENIFEDKEENIRELLEKKFKSQIGSFDKNEILDKANTIVEKSKDYGIGILDLFNEDYPFNLKQIDNPPYILYYKGDLKKLRRNAIAIVGTREPTNESRKYSFELASKLSSLNISVVSGMAKGVDREAHLGAISSHINTVAVLGNGIDTVYPSENLQIYNKLSEKGLIVSEFEIGRKPDRMNFPRRNRIISGLSYAVVMAEAPSKSGALITVDYALNQGRDVYVAPYDEKKNCYFGNHKLYKDGAKIAYSYMDILEDFDSIFSNDDDYIKMKLKYFEGGEIKSKAVKNDSIKNESNKEIKKEENKKKKTEKQNYESIISGLQEDESLLYNIIKQNDKIHIDEIIEESKMKVQAVTSMLMQLEIKGIIKQLSGKYYTIEK
- the topA gene encoding type I DNA topoisomerase; its protein translation is MATTTEEKVKKTASKKKKDKKESKKKKLVIVESPAKAKTINRYLGSDYLVMSSMGHLIDLPRSRLAIDVDHGFEPEYITIRGRAKILNELKKEAKKAEEVLLAADDDREGESIAWHIGNKIRGVNSAVPIKRIVFHEITKDALKEAIDQPRDIDISKVNAQKARRVLDRLIGYNLSPLLWEKIKRGLSAGRVQNVALLIICNREDEIETFVPVEYWTFGVFLKHKNKEFLAELQKYKGEKPDLKTKQDVDDIMEHLKDKTYTVSSIEVKDRLRNPTAPYTTSKLQQAASSALGYSASKTMQVAQSLYEGVDIAGEATGLITYMRTDSVRISPVAQEQAREFIEKEYGSNYLPNEAPTYSVKKNAQDAHEAIRPTNVFLTPDSIKEYLKTDQYKLYKLIWERFVSSQMLPAKMKNTRAIITAGDCEFSLSSSKIEFDGFMKVLTIDKEDKEKASKMPNLSKDDVCEFVENNPQQHFTTPPPRYTDASLVKILEESGIGRPSTYAPTIKTIISRHYVQRKGKQLIPTELGKLVNELISENFPELVNINFTADMESKLDKIEDDNIEWNNILKEFYPHFLDTLKTATENINNMKDFFNEETDFVCEKCGKKMIKRLGKYGYFIACSGFPECKNTKGIPFGVCPKCGGDITLKRSKRGREFYGCSNYPKCDFVSWDKPLQEPCPKCGGLMVEKNIKNKGLFKVCIKEDCGYSEEIKEDEE
- a CDS encoding N-acetylmuramoyl-L-alanine amidase family protein codes for the protein MYQGRLRLFRGDKRRRRITLFFIIVLALFNTYLVYAQNNDKIKLNNLNIKVEDLKEAFNPAVSKFNEKTISTIIIDPGHGGKDPGAIGVNKLYEKDIVLSFSLELKEELEELLPDVKIVLTRTNDIYPTLEERFKIANEAAKINTDKSKNALFVSVHANASFSTSARGFEAYFVSAQESSEYARAVSMFENDALVKFDNIDTSKYENDSSQITHNYMLVEQYQKESKLLAESITEEVLKVSGVARRTRPVQNALFYVLKGAVMPSTLIELGFITNPEDAKLMNTKETRLKMVKATAKGIKQYIELFEKTKGFTK